From the Acetobacter aceti genome, one window contains:
- a CDS encoding efflux RND transporter permease subunit, with translation MNEIVLVALKRPYTFVVLSILILVFGLRAIVSTPTDVFPSIRIPVVAVVWTYTGLMPEDMSGRVIYYYERALTATVNNIEHIESQSYYGRGIVKVFFQPGTDPSAAQTQITAVSQTVLKQMPTGSTPPLVLTYNASSVPVLTLQVSSTHLTASQIYDMSSNLIRPALVSVAGAAIPNPYGGQPGNVMVDLDPTKLLAHGLSPVDVSTALGKQNIVLPAGDQKIGAFDWMVQTNASPREIDTLNELPIKQVGNSVVYMRDVAWVHQGGPPQTNLVLVKGQQGVLIVIMKSGDASTLDVVAGVKKLLPGIQKTLPPGVDIHVINDASTFVKESVRDVVQEMLTAACLTGLVVLLFLGSWRSTVIIATSIPLAMLCSIISLGWAGQTINVMTLGGLALAVGILVDDATVMIENIDAHLAMDKDLETAIIDAANQIVIATFVSTLCICIVWMPLFQLSGVAGWLFMPMAEAIIFAMIASFILSRTLVPTMAKYMLAAQVAAGHGHAAGEPKSFFGRFQRGFEAKFERFRHAYRDMLAHLQSIRGTFIGGFLVASLSSLGLLFFVGQDFFPEIKSNSLAMHMRAPLGTRIEESGKISQLINDEISRLLPGQVETIVDNCGLPFSALNQAFIPTPTVGAQDCDLTITLKNEESPVAEYRQILRNGLARTFPGTQITFQPADLTAKILNFGAPAPLDVQIIGRNLKENFAFANHLAARLRHVPGLTDISVQQPMTTPTLLVNARRSFALGTGITEANITNNMLISLSGSSQVGQVYWLDPKTGVSHLIDIQTPSHFLQTLNDLELTPIDKGDGNPTGASPQILGGLSEIAPTGTPGEIAHYNIMPVFDIYASNEGLDLGRVAKQVNRIVEQEQERLPRGSSMTVNGQGVTMNAAYIQLIGGLAMSILLVYLVIVVNFQSWLDPFIIITALPGALAGIAWSLFLTHTALSVPALTGAIMCMGTATANSILVVSFARDELMRHGDAVKAAVDAGFERIRPVLMTASAMIVGMLPMAMSNSQNAPLGRAVMGGLIVATLSTLIFVPCVFAAIHSRRHGKQMPHPEGETA, from the coding sequence ATGAATGAGATCGTTCTGGTCGCTCTGAAGCGTCCTTATACTTTCGTCGTCCTGTCGATCCTGATACTGGTGTTTGGTCTTCGTGCTATCGTATCGACGCCAACAGACGTCTTTCCAAGCATTCGAATTCCTGTGGTCGCCGTTGTCTGGACCTATACCGGTCTTATGCCGGAAGATATGTCGGGCCGCGTCATTTACTATTATGAACGCGCGCTGACAGCCACGGTCAATAATATCGAACACATCGAAAGCCAGTCCTACTACGGACGCGGCATCGTCAAGGTGTTCTTTCAGCCCGGCACGGACCCTTCCGCCGCGCAGACCCAGATCACAGCCGTCTCCCAGACTGTTCTGAAACAGATGCCGACGGGGTCCACTCCCCCGCTCGTTCTCACCTACAATGCTTCTTCCGTCCCGGTCCTGACACTTCAGGTCTCTTCGACGCATCTGACAGCATCCCAAATCTACGACATGTCGTCGAACCTGATCAGACCGGCGCTGGTGTCCGTCGCGGGCGCGGCCATTCCCAATCCTTATGGTGGTCAGCCGGGCAACGTCATGGTGGATCTCGATCCGACCAAACTGCTTGCGCATGGACTGTCGCCGGTTGACGTTTCCACGGCTCTTGGAAAGCAGAATATCGTCCTTCCCGCCGGTGACCAGAAGATCGGCGCCTTCGACTGGATGGTGCAGACCAACGCGTCCCCGCGCGAAATCGATACGCTGAACGAACTCCCGATCAAACAGGTTGGCAATTCTGTCGTGTACATGCGCGACGTCGCCTGGGTGCATCAGGGAGGGCCGCCCCAGACCAATCTTGTGCTGGTCAAAGGGCAGCAGGGCGTGCTGATCGTCATCATGAAGAGTGGCGACGCCTCGACACTGGATGTCGTGGCCGGGGTCAAGAAACTCCTGCCGGGTATCCAGAAAACACTGCCTCCGGGCGTGGATATTCATGTCATCAACGACGCCTCCACGTTCGTGAAGGAATCTGTCCGCGACGTGGTGCAGGAAATGCTGACAGCCGCCTGCCTGACCGGGCTGGTTGTGCTGCTGTTCCTTGGCTCATGGCGGTCGACCGTCATCATCGCGACGTCCATTCCGCTCGCCATGCTGTGCTCGATCATCTCCCTGGGCTGGGCCGGTCAGACCATCAATGTCATGACCCTGGGCGGACTGGCGCTGGCCGTCGGTATTCTGGTCGATGACGCGACCGTCATGATCGAAAATATCGATGCGCATCTGGCCATGGACAAGGATCTGGAAACGGCGATCATTGATGCCGCCAACCAGATCGTCATCGCCACCTTCGTCTCAACGCTGTGCATCTGTATCGTCTGGATGCCGCTCTTCCAGCTCAGCGGCGTGGCCGGATGGTTGTTCATGCCCATGGCTGAAGCCATCATCTTCGCGATGATCGCTTCCTTCATCCTGTCCAGAACGCTCGTTCCAACCATGGCCAAATACATGCTGGCGGCACAGGTCGCCGCCGGACACGGGCATGCCGCTGGAGAGCCGAAATCCTTCTTCGGCCGTTTCCAGCGCGGGTTTGAAGCGAAGTTCGAACGGTTCCGCCACGCCTATCGTGACATGCTGGCGCACCTTCAAAGCATTCGAGGCACCTTTATCGGGGGGTTCCTCGTCGCCTCACTCTCATCGCTCGGTCTGCTTTTTTTCGTCGGACAGGACTTCTTCCCCGAGATCAAGTCGAACTCTCTCGCCATGCATATGCGCGCGCCCCTCGGCACACGCATTGAAGAATCAGGCAAGATTTCCCAGCTCATCAACGATGAGATCAGCCGCCTGCTTCCCGGACAGGTCGAAACGATTGTCGATAACTGCGGACTGCCATTCAGCGCCCTCAATCAGGCCTTCATTCCCACGCCGACAGTCGGAGCGCAGGACTGCGATCTGACGATCACGCTAAAGAATGAGGAATCCCCTGTTGCGGAATACCGCCAGATTCTGCGGAATGGCCTTGCGCGCACGTTCCCCGGCACGCAGATCACCTTCCAGCCTGCGGATCTGACCGCCAAGATCCTCAATTTTGGTGCGCCAGCACCTCTGGATGTGCAGATCATCGGACGAAACCTGAAAGAGAATTTCGCCTTCGCCAATCATCTTGCCGCCCGCCTGAGGCATGTTCCGGGCCTGACGGACATCTCCGTTCAGCAGCCGATGACCACGCCGACATTGCTGGTCAATGCACGACGCAGCTTCGCCCTGGGAACCGGCATCACCGAAGCGAATATCACCAACAACATGTTGATCTCGCTCTCGGGCAGCTCGCAGGTCGGACAGGTCTACTGGCTTGATCCGAAGACCGGCGTTTCACATCTGATCGACATCCAGACCCCGTCCCACTTCCTCCAGACTCTGAATGATCTGGAACTGACCCCGATCGACAAGGGAGATGGCAATCCGACAGGTGCGTCACCGCAGATTCTGGGTGGTCTGAGTGAAATTGCCCCGACCGGCACACCCGGCGAAATCGCGCACTACAACATCATGCCGGTCTTTGACATCTACGCCTCCAATGAAGGGCTTGATCTCGGTCGCGTGGCGAAACAGGTGAACCGTATTGTCGAGCAGGAGCAGGAGCGTCTTCCGCGCGGCTCTTCCATGACCGTGAACGGTCAGGGCGTGACGATGAACGCCGCCTATATCCAGCTGATCGGCGGCCTCGCCATGTCGATCCTGCTGGTGTATCTGGTGATTGTGGTCAACTTCCAGTCCTGGCTTGATCCGTTCATCATCATCACCGCCCTCCCCGGAGCGCTGGCCGGCATCGCCTGGTCGCTGTTCCTGACGCATACGGCGCTGTCCGTTCCGGCCCTGACAGGTGCGATCATGTGCATGGGTACGGCGACGGCGAACTCCATTCTGGTCGTGTCCTTTGCCCGTGACGAGCTGATGCGCCACGGCGACGCCGTGAAAGCGGCGGTCGATGCCGGTTTCGAGCGCATACGTCCCGTGCTGATGACAGCATCGGCCATGATCGTGGGCATGCTGCCCATGGCCATGAGCAACTCCCAGAATGCTCCCCTCGGACGGGCTGTCATGGGGGGGCTGATTGTCGCGACACTCTCGACACTGATCTTCGTACCGTGTGTTTTCGCCGCCATTCATTCACGCCGTCATGGAAAACAGATGCCACACCCGGAAGGAGAAACCGCATGA
- the cysE gene encoding serine O-acetyltransferase translates to MLITRPDGVDAQALIRQEAVVQQEGRGHGAPFQEGGAAQLWRLMRKEARLNADMVLIGLIRSCILDQRDLAGGLARLLSSKFAGEMVPAQVLNALIRDFFQIRPDAAEMAAADLCSIRERDPAAVDHITPFLFFKGFQAVQAHRVAHWLWHEDRKFLARYIQGRASELFAVDIHPAAQLGKRIMFDHGTGIVVGESAVVEDDVALLQNVTLGGTGKEGGDRHPKVRRGALIGTGAKVLGNIEIGEGAKIGAGAIVLKSVEPYTTVVGNPARPVGKKHTELPSLTMDQSLPVVDYVI, encoded by the coding sequence ATGCTTATCACTCGGCCTGATGGTGTCGATGCACAAGCTCTGATCCGACAGGAAGCCGTGGTGCAGCAGGAGGGACGCGGTCATGGCGCTCCTTTCCAGGAGGGTGGAGCAGCTCAACTCTGGCGGCTGATGCGCAAGGAAGCGCGACTTAACGCCGATATGGTTCTGATCGGATTGATCCGGAGTTGCATTCTTGATCAGCGGGATCTGGCTGGTGGTCTGGCGCGCCTTCTTTCTTCCAAATTTGCGGGAGAAATGGTGCCTGCGCAGGTTCTCAACGCGCTGATCCGTGATTTTTTCCAGATCCGACCGGATGCTGCTGAAATGGCGGCCGCAGACCTGTGCTCAATAAGAGAAAGAGATCCGGCCGCAGTCGACCACATCACGCCGTTTCTCTTTTTTAAAGGCTTTCAGGCGGTGCAGGCTCATCGCGTTGCACACTGGCTGTGGCATGAGGACCGGAAGTTTCTCGCGCGTTATATCCAGGGGAGGGCATCCGAGCTGTTTGCTGTGGATATTCATCCTGCCGCACAGCTTGGAAAGAGAATCATGTTCGATCATGGCACTGGCATCGTGGTGGGTGAGAGTGCCGTGGTGGAGGACGACGTTGCTCTGCTCCAGAATGTCACGCTGGGCGGGACAGGTAAGGAGGGTGGAGATCGGCATCCGAAAGTGCGTCGCGGCGCACTGATTGGAACCGGCGCAAAAGTGCTGGGCAATATCGAGATTGGTGAAGGCGCTAAAATAGGCGCGGGAGCGATCGTTTTAAAATCTGTTGAACCATATACGACCGTTGTCGGTAATCCAGCTCGACCTGTGGGTAAAAAACACACGGAATTACCTTCCCTGACAATGGATCAGTCTCTTCCCGTTGTGGATTATGTAATCTGA
- a CDS encoding OprO/OprP family phosphate-selective porin, with product MNTTLRRTLFLASPFLASTLPHYAEARSTDPEVLELRRELAAMRQEMAAIRQDFRAQARNHNSIENIGSVRRHKNQTRLVNTGAEEVRPVFSQVAERTNGPRAPSESRIATSEGPVQSWADFRAANAKDETMQVGGMKIGFPKGRPTIASEDGAYAFSLGLTAQEDFGGFLGAGPKKGEGKGNFNNFTQNARRMRIYFSWRYKNWVANVTPDFGSSSVDGTVGLFEANLNYTGLRNTILTVGYFQPRMEEESAERANSFEFLERPTIVDLVRNIAGGVARFSVGGEHWEKRWLAAAYFTGQKFGDRNKDTTITDSQTGGVARIAGRPYVSRDIDVHVGAGATAAFKVNENPNGRNYTFTDNMEVPLGETSLLTSGVLTNVSQIWAAGPQLALRWRRFLLKSEYYHIGVSRSNQAIASNLPSLGFDGWYVAANYTIFGHPRAYNPKTAAFTTPGVEYDFAPSQNHWGALEFSGRWSVTNLADVAGQGGSGVNGNQQTVWETGFNWYPNQHFKFMLDYAHYIVSRSKGVSGGINVLGRDGNALVARAQATF from the coding sequence ATGAATACGACACTTCGCCGAACATTGTTTCTGGCTTCACCTTTTCTTGCTTCTACTCTTCCGCATTACGCAGAAGCGCGTTCCACTGACCCTGAAGTGCTGGAATTGCGTCGTGAGCTTGCTGCCATGAGGCAGGAAATGGCGGCCATACGCCAAGATTTTCGAGCGCAGGCTCGTAATCATAATAGTATAGAAAATATCGGCTCAGTGCGCCGACATAAAAATCAAACACGTCTGGTAAACACGGGAGCAGAAGAGGTCAGACCGGTATTTTCTCAGGTTGCTGAGCGTACCAACGGACCGCGTGCCCCGTCTGAAAGTCGGATAGCTACGTCGGAAGGACCCGTTCAATCATGGGCAGACTTCAGGGCCGCCAATGCAAAGGACGAGACCATGCAGGTTGGCGGCATGAAGATCGGTTTTCCGAAAGGCCGCCCGACGATTGCTTCTGAGGATGGCGCTTATGCGTTTTCTTTAGGTTTAACAGCTCAGGAAGATTTCGGAGGATTTCTGGGCGCTGGTCCAAAAAAGGGCGAAGGAAAAGGTAATTTTAACAATTTTACTCAAAATGCACGCCGCATGCGGATATATTTTTCATGGCGCTACAAGAATTGGGTTGCAAATGTAACGCCAGACTTCGGTTCTAGTTCTGTTGACGGCACTGTGGGGTTATTTGAGGCCAATCTGAATTACACAGGTCTCAGGAATACAATTCTGACTGTAGGATATTTCCAACCGCGGATGGAAGAAGAAAGTGCGGAGCGAGCCAATTCCTTCGAATTTCTCGAGCGACCCACTATTGTTGATCTGGTGCGCAATATAGCGGGTGGTGTAGCGCGTTTTAGTGTGGGTGGAGAGCACTGGGAAAAACGCTGGTTAGCAGCTGCCTATTTCACAGGACAGAAATTTGGCGATCGCAACAAGGATACCACAATCACGGATAGTCAGACGGGGGGTGTCGCTCGTATTGCTGGTCGTCCTTATGTAAGCAGGGATATTGATGTTCATGTCGGAGCGGGAGCAACGGCAGCATTCAAGGTCAATGAGAATCCAAATGGCCGTAATTATACTTTTACCGACAATATGGAAGTTCCTCTTGGCGAAACATCGCTACTGACATCAGGTGTTCTGACTAATGTTTCGCAGATATGGGCTGCGGGTCCGCAATTGGCACTTCGCTGGAGGCGCTTTTTACTTAAGAGTGAATATTATCACATCGGTGTTTCACGCAGTAATCAGGCCATCGCTAGCAATCTGCCTTCGTTGGGCTTCGATGGCTGGTATGTCGCCGCAAATTACACAATATTCGGTCACCCGCGAGCCTACAATCCTAAAACGGCTGCATTTACGACACCTGGCGTCGAGTATGATTTTGCTCCATCCCAGAATCACTGGGGCGCACTGGAATTCAGTGGTCGCTGGAGTGTTACAAATCTTGCTGATGTAGCTGGGCAGGGTGGTTCTGGAGTCAATGGTAATCAACAGACTGTCTGGGAAACCGGTTTTAACTGGTATCCTAATCAACATTTCAAATTTATGCTCGACTATGCCCATTACATAGTTTCCCGCTCCAAAGGTGTGAGCGGAGGTATCAATGTGCTCGGTCGTGACGGCAACGCTCTTGTAGCCAGAGCTCAGGCGACATTTTAA
- a CDS encoding sulfate ABC transporter substrate-binding protein codes for MKNTLAFTRRVFLKGNVAAAIASFVGGVHSAYAASWSLLNVSYDPTRELYADINKSFSAFWSKEHPDDRVLVKTSHGGSGAQSRSVLEGAPADIVTLGLAYDIDILAQHGLLAADWQKRLPHNSTPFTSTIVFLVRKGNPKNIHDWPDLIRDDVSVITPNPKTSGGARWNYLAAWGWALRTHGQSEDAAKDYLKALFRHVPVLDTGARGATNSFVQRHLGDVLIAWENEALLAARDVGPDQFDIVVPSVSVLAEPPVAVVDRNVKAHGTEAVTTAYAEFLFTPEAQKLGAKHYYRPVDPAILAGTKDVFQKVETFDIASLGGWQVVQKKHFSENGVFDQLYSK; via the coding sequence ATGAAAAATACTCTTGCTTTTACTCGTCGTGTTTTTCTTAAGGGGAATGTCGCGGCTGCCATTGCCAGCTTTGTGGGAGGCGTGCATTCAGCGTACGCCGCAAGCTGGTCACTCCTGAATGTTTCATATGACCCAACGCGTGAGCTTTACGCTGACATCAACAAATCTTTTTCGGCATTCTGGTCCAAGGAGCATCCTGATGACCGGGTGCTGGTGAAAACATCACACGGCGGTTCCGGAGCTCAGTCTCGCTCTGTTCTGGAGGGGGCGCCGGCTGACATCGTCACACTCGGTCTGGCCTACGATATCGATATTCTGGCTCAGCACGGATTGCTGGCGGCGGACTGGCAGAAGCGTCTGCCGCATAATTCCACGCCATTCACCAGCACGATCGTGTTTCTGGTGCGCAAGGGTAACCCAAAGAACATTCACGACTGGCCTGACCTCATCCGTGACGACGTGTCCGTGATTACACCCAATCCCAAAACATCCGGTGGCGCACGCTGGAACTATCTTGCCGCGTGGGGCTGGGCGCTGCGTACACATGGTCAGTCAGAAGATGCCGCAAAAGATTACCTGAAGGCTCTCTTCAGGCATGTTCCTGTTCTCGATACGGGTGCGAGAGGGGCGACAAACTCCTTCGTGCAGCGTCATCTGGGGGATGTGCTGATTGCGTGGGAAAACGAAGCACTGCTCGCAGCCCGCGATGTGGGGCCGGACCAGTTTGACATCGTTGTACCGTCTGTCAGTGTTCTTGCCGAGCCGCCTGTTGCCGTTGTTGACAGGAATGTCAAGGCGCATGGTACTGAAGCGGTGACGACTGCCTATGCGGAATTCCTCTTCACACCGGAGGCACAGAAACTCGGGGCGAAGCACTATTACCGTCCGGTCGATCCTGCGATCCTCGCCGGAACGAAAGACGTTTTCCAGAAGGTTGAAACCTTTGACATCGCCAGTCTCGGTGGATGGCAGGTTGTGCAGAAAAAGCATTTCAGTGAAAATGGTGTGTTTGATCAGCTTTACAGCAAATAA
- a CDS encoding TonB-dependent receptor domain-containing protein gives MEASGAGEAIRVATRRRAAAGHILVSRAAIERLSPGMNPMAALNQSPGINFQSADALGSSTWGTQIYMHGFAQKDVGVTLDDMPLGEMTYRNYNGVNPSLAVAPENVAGIDVSQSAGAEEVAASNNLGGSLAYRSIDPAHKLGASLQQGFGSYSMYHTYTRIDSGDLNATGTRFYVSYLRNDQQKWKGAGEQFSQQATAKLIQPIAQKSALSAYFNYYDMHSYEYQDLSPEVIQKLGYKVDNYYNGKASGYLAAVNASKGIYPKGFEKLSDPLDASYYDGPTNEHGFMGYLKSDLTLTDQLKWVTTAYGHADMQKTGWNSPYFASPNGSPLSEIVKQPSFQRFGILSRVSYDIARNHIGLGAWYENNSYQSSMWAYEQPNVVNGQIVGGLPNNLGHYGTPFAEIFNQNYNSNTFTAFVNDTYRPIQNLALHFGFKSILSTQRVGDGYLSSAYYGASSGSITSGESLTTAKAFLPHIGVDYRFLKNHDIFIDISENARNYMESGFKLSASPFAVTQAAYNLSRSSIRPETDWTYAIGYRYSDRLMDASVYAYRTNYFNRLQQVTSGSLLNPVSAVQNVGGITMNGVDAQFVIRPIHNLSISNSVSYNHAVYDQNITQQGVVYHTKNQQVVNYPRFMYKANLAYDWRSLSFYIEGNYIGHRNYDYSGQIHAPSYWLANLGLQWHVKKPSDGGARLGGIVKGLTVAFNLNNITNQYYVATMGENGNPLDSASGYSFQSMILGMPRTAFGSIKADF, from the coding sequence GTGGAAGCTTCAGGTGCAGGAGAGGCGATCAGGGTTGCCACCCGCCGGCGGGCGGCGGCGGGACATATCCTCGTCTCCCGAGCCGCAATCGAACGCTTGTCTCCGGGCATGAACCCCATGGCAGCCCTTAACCAGTCGCCGGGGATCAATTTCCAGTCCGCCGATGCGCTGGGATCGTCCACCTGGGGCACGCAGATCTACATGCACGGGTTTGCCCAAAAGGATGTCGGTGTCACGCTGGATGACATGCCTCTTGGGGAAATGACTTATCGTAACTACAACGGTGTTAATCCAAGTCTCGCAGTCGCGCCGGAAAATGTCGCTGGAATCGATGTGTCTCAGTCGGCTGGCGCGGAAGAGGTTGCGGCAAGCAACAATCTCGGCGGTTCACTCGCCTATAGGTCTATCGATCCCGCTCACAAGCTGGGGGCTTCCCTTCAGCAGGGGTTCGGCAGCTATTCGATGTACCATACTTACACACGGATAGACAGCGGCGACCTGAACGCGACGGGAACGCGGTTTTATGTTTCCTATCTTCGTAATGACCAGCAGAAATGGAAAGGCGCTGGTGAACAGTTTTCGCAGCAGGCTACCGCCAAGCTGATCCAGCCGATCGCGCAGAAAAGCGCCTTGTCAGCCTATTTCAATTATTATGACATGCATTCTTATGAATATCAGGATCTGTCACCGGAAGTTATACAGAAACTGGGGTATAAGGTAGACAATTACTATAACGGCAAGGCTAGCGGATATCTGGCTGCGGTCAATGCCAGCAAGGGGATCTACCCCAAAGGCTTCGAGAAACTGTCCGATCCTCTCGACGCGTCTTATTATGATGGACCTACCAACGAACACGGCTTCATGGGGTATCTGAAATCGGATCTGACCCTGACAGATCAGCTGAAATGGGTGACGACCGCCTATGGTCATGCTGATATGCAGAAAACCGGCTGGAATTCTCCTTATTTCGCATCGCCCAACGGTTCGCCGCTCAGTGAAATTGTCAAACAGCCTTCTTTCCAGCGATTCGGCATCCTCTCCAGGGTGTCCTATGATATTGCGCGAAACCATATAGGCCTTGGCGCCTGGTATGAAAACAACTCCTACCAGTCCTCAATGTGGGCTTATGAGCAGCCGAATGTTGTCAATGGCCAGATCGTGGGAGGGCTTCCGAACAATCTCGGGCACTACGGCACGCCTTTTGCCGAGATATTCAACCAGAACTATAATTCCAATACCTTCACGGCATTTGTAAACGATACTTACCGTCCCATTCAGAATCTGGCCCTGCATTTCGGTTTCAAATCCATTCTCTCGACACAAAGAGTCGGTGACGGATATCTGAGCAGCGCCTACTACGGTGCTTCGAGCGGCAGTATTACTTCGGGTGAAAGTCTGACCACGGCGAAGGCCTTTCTTCCGCATATTGGCGTCGATTATCGGTTCCTGAAAAATCATGACATATTCATAGATATTTCTGAGAATGCTCGTAATTATATGGAATCGGGCTTCAAGCTTTCAGCTTCGCCCTTCGCAGTCACGCAGGCGGCCTACAATTTGAGCAGAAGTTCAATACGACCTGAAACAGACTGGACATATGCCATCGGTTACCGTTATTCGGATCGCCTTATGGATGCCTCGGTCTATGCTTATCGGACCAATTATTTCAATCGCCTTCAGCAGGTTACCTCCGGGTCTCTGCTCAATCCGGTGTCGGCGGTCCAGAATGTGGGCGGCATAACGATGAACGGTGTGGACGCACAGTTTGTCATCCGCCCGATTCATAATCTTTCGATTTCAAACAGTGTAAGTTATAATCATGCTGTTTACGATCAGAATATCACACAGCAGGGAGTTGTCTATCACACCAAGAATCAGCAGGTCGTGAACTATCCGCGCTTCATGTACAAGGCGAATCTTGCCTATGACTGGCGCAGCCTGAGTTTTTATATCGAGGGTAACTATATCGGCCATAGAAATTATGATTATTCTGGACAGATTCATGCTCCCAGTTACTGGCTCGCCAATCTTGGTCTGCAATGGCACGTCAAGAAACCGTCAGATGGTGGGGCGCGTCTGGGAGGGATCGTTAAAGGTCTGACCGTGGCGTTCAACCTCAATAACATCACCAACCAGTATTATGTGGCCACGATGGGTGAAAACGGAAACCCATTGGATTCAGCAAGTGGTTACAGCTTCCAGTCCATGATTCTTGGTATGCCGAGGACCGCTTTCGGCTCTATCAAGGCAGATTTCTGA